The Saccharothrix variisporea genome has a segment encoding these proteins:
- a CDS encoding ABC transporter substrate-binding protein produces the protein MRKHPLRLVTAVAAALALVMTGCSSGGDSGDPDTLKVWWWETDDSALSAAWKHAISIFEKEHPGVTVKQELKTYEQMQQSGQLILDSNDTPDVLEYLKGNATAGVVAKAGLLTDLTEVAKSRGWKVDNTAQQVGLYDDKGLMGSGKRYGVTNYGEYVGVWYNQDLFTQHNVPVPTTLAEFENALKTFADKGVTPLALGSADYPGPHLLYSLALAHMDEKSLAAYQRFEGEVDWSAWEKAATTMRQWVERKYISTDSTGIPAQDAGNAFIAGQYPMFVSGTWWGGQIAEQPTFKTGQFLFPGNKLHPGSGGNLWVVPAKAENKDLAYDFIQITQRPEVQNFLADKGGVPVAAEPGAASSAMGLLVGERFTELLSGDNGGLAWYPDWPVAGLNDVLLANTTNLVGGDASPQQVVEAIKAAYDAGKPSA, from the coding sequence ATGCGCAAGCACCCCCTACGGCTGGTCACCGCGGTGGCCGCCGCCTTGGCGCTGGTGATGACCGGGTGTTCGAGCGGAGGTGACTCCGGTGACCCCGACACGCTCAAGGTGTGGTGGTGGGAGACCGACGACAGCGCGCTCTCGGCCGCCTGGAAGCACGCGATCTCGATCTTCGAGAAGGAACACCCCGGCGTCACGGTCAAGCAAGAGCTCAAGACCTACGAGCAGATGCAGCAGTCCGGTCAGCTCATCCTCGACTCCAACGACACCCCCGACGTGCTGGAGTACCTCAAGGGCAACGCCACCGCGGGCGTCGTGGCCAAGGCGGGCCTGCTCACCGACCTGACCGAGGTGGCCAAGAGCCGGGGCTGGAAGGTCGACAACACCGCCCAGCAGGTCGGTCTGTACGACGACAAGGGCCTGATGGGCTCGGGCAAGCGGTACGGGGTCACGAACTACGGCGAGTACGTCGGCGTCTGGTACAACCAGGACCTGTTCACCCAGCACAACGTGCCGGTGCCGACCACCCTGGCCGAGTTCGAGAACGCGCTGAAGACCTTCGCCGACAAGGGCGTCACGCCGTTGGCGCTCGGCTCGGCGGACTACCCCGGCCCGCACCTGCTGTACTCGCTGGCACTCGCGCACATGGACGAGAAGTCCCTGGCCGCCTACCAGCGGTTCGAGGGCGAGGTGGACTGGTCGGCGTGGGAGAAGGCCGCCACCACCATGCGCCAGTGGGTGGAGCGCAAGTACATCAGCACCGACTCCACCGGCATCCCCGCCCAGGACGCGGGCAACGCGTTCATCGCGGGCCAGTACCCGATGTTCGTCTCCGGCACCTGGTGGGGCGGGCAGATCGCCGAGCAGCCCACGTTCAAGACCGGTCAGTTCCTGTTCCCCGGCAACAAGCTGCACCCCGGCTCCGGCGGCAACCTGTGGGTCGTGCCCGCGAAGGCCGAGAACAAGGACCTCGCCTACGACTTCATCCAGATCACCCAGCGGCCCGAGGTGCAGAACTTCCTGGCCGACAAGGGCGGTGTGCCGGTCGCGGCCGAGCCCGGTGCGGCCAGTTCGGCGATGGGGCTGCTGGTGGGGGAGCGGTTCACCGAGCTGCTGTCCGGCGACAACGGCGGCCTGGCGTGGTACCCCGACTGGCCGGTGGCCGGGCTGAACGACGTGCTGCTGGCCAACACCACGAACCTCGTCGGCGGTGACGCGAGCCCGCAGCAGGTCGTGGAGGCGATCAAGGCCGCCTACGACGCCGGCAAGCCGTCCGCCTGA
- a CDS encoding DUF6069 family protein, with amino-acid sequence MTDQRNDPRPHHDPAKRFELEIPAPVEDEVPRRYSPSRLWAGGAATALVAGLLAVVGILVARGLFDLAVLAPKGEGAWGGADTLTYTLATAGCAFAATGLLHLLLTTTPDPVHFFTWTALLLTAITAVVPLGLDLDEGSRTATAVLNSLIGIAITVSLRDVARRSRG; translated from the coding sequence ATGACGGACCAAAGGAACGACCCCCGCCCGCACCACGACCCCGCGAAGCGGTTCGAGCTGGAAATCCCCGCGCCCGTCGAGGACGAGGTTCCACGCCGGTACTCGCCCAGCCGCCTGTGGGCGGGCGGCGCGGCCACCGCGCTGGTCGCCGGGCTGCTCGCCGTCGTCGGCATCCTGGTCGCGCGGGGGCTGTTCGACCTCGCCGTGCTCGCCCCGAAGGGCGAAGGCGCGTGGGGCGGGGCCGACACGCTCACCTACACCCTCGCCACAGCCGGCTGCGCCTTCGCCGCGACCGGCCTGCTCCACCTGCTCCTGACCACGACACCGGACCCCGTCCACTTCTTCACGTGGACCGCACTGCTGCTGACCGCGATCACCGCCGTCGTGCCACTCGGCCTCGACCTCGACGAGGGCTCCCGCACAGCCACCGCCGTGCTCAACAGCCTCATCGGCATCGCGATCACGGTCTCACTGCGCGACGTCGCCCGCCGATCCCGCGGGTGA
- a CDS encoding glycoside hydrolase family 13 protein, with the protein MTLDQTVAPTLDAAPWWTSAVVYQVYPRSFADSNGDGVGDLPGLIGRLDHLERLGVDVIWLSPVYASPHADNGYDISDYRAIDPAFGTLADFDRLLAEVHARGMKLIMDLVVNHTSDEHPWFVESRSSKDNPKRDWYWWRPPREGFEAGQPGAEPTNWESFFSGPTWTLDETTGEYYLHLFAPKQPDLNWENPEVRHAVYEMMRWWLDRGVDGFRMDVINLISKDPALPDAATTGTGGLGDGFPHYGTGPRIHEFLQEMHREVFESRSGRLLTVGEMPGVTWEDARLFTDPARRELDMVFQFEHVSLDHGPGGKFDPEPLDLRDLKASLGRWQTALGDVGWNSLYWNNHDQPRVVSRFGDDGEYWRESATALATVLHLHRGTPYVYQGEELGMTNAPFADVHDLRDVESLNHYREAVDAGADPEAVLRGLRAMGRDNARTPVQWDATPNAGFTTGRPWLPVNPNHTWLNAQAQYDDPKSVFNHYRQLIELRHALPVIARGDFRMLLADEPYLYAYERALGDDRVLVVANLSGTPQIATLDGEWSTTDLLLSNVDEPSFVNGRIAMEPWSAHVFMRSIHSR; encoded by the coding sequence ATGACTCTCGACCAGACGGTCGCCCCCACCCTGGACGCGGCCCCCTGGTGGACCTCCGCCGTGGTCTACCAGGTCTACCCGCGCAGCTTCGCCGACTCCAACGGTGACGGCGTCGGCGACCTGCCCGGCCTGATCGGCAGGCTGGACCACCTGGAACGGCTCGGCGTCGACGTGATCTGGCTGTCGCCCGTCTACGCCTCGCCGCACGCCGACAACGGGTACGACATCTCCGACTACCGGGCCATCGACCCCGCGTTCGGCACGCTGGCCGACTTCGACCGCCTGCTGGCCGAGGTGCACGCCCGCGGCATGAAGCTGATCATGGACCTGGTGGTCAACCACACCTCCGACGAGCACCCGTGGTTCGTGGAGTCGCGGTCGTCCAAGGACAACCCCAAGCGCGACTGGTACTGGTGGCGACCGCCGCGCGAGGGGTTCGAAGCCGGTCAGCCCGGCGCGGAGCCCACCAACTGGGAGTCGTTCTTCTCCGGCCCGACCTGGACGCTGGACGAGACCACCGGCGAGTACTACCTGCACCTGTTCGCGCCCAAGCAGCCGGACCTGAACTGGGAGAACCCCGAGGTCCGCCACGCCGTGTACGAGATGATGCGCTGGTGGCTGGACCGGGGCGTGGACGGCTTCCGGATGGACGTCATCAACCTCATCTCCAAGGACCCCGCCCTGCCCGACGCTGCCACCACCGGGACGGGCGGCCTCGGCGACGGGTTCCCGCACTACGGCACCGGGCCGCGCATCCACGAGTTCCTCCAGGAGATGCACCGCGAGGTGTTCGAGAGCCGGTCGGGCCGGCTGCTGACCGTGGGGGAGATGCCGGGCGTCACCTGGGAGGACGCCCGGCTCTTCACCGACCCGGCGCGGCGCGAGCTGGACATGGTGTTCCAGTTCGAACACGTCTCCCTCGACCACGGCCCCGGCGGCAAGTTCGACCCCGAACCGCTGGACCTGCGTGACCTCAAGGCCTCGCTGGGCCGGTGGCAGACCGCGCTGGGGGACGTCGGCTGGAACAGCCTGTACTGGAACAACCACGACCAGCCCCGCGTCGTGTCCCGCTTCGGTGACGACGGCGAGTACTGGCGTGAGTCGGCCACGGCGTTGGCCACCGTCCTGCACCTGCACCGCGGCACCCCGTACGTCTACCAGGGCGAAGAGCTGGGCATGACCAACGCGCCGTTCGCCGACGTGCACGACCTGCGCGACGTCGAATCGCTCAACCACTACCGCGAAGCCGTCGACGCCGGCGCCGACCCGGAAGCAGTGCTGCGGGGCCTGCGCGCGATGGGCCGCGACAACGCCCGCACCCCCGTGCAGTGGGACGCGACCCCCAACGCCGGGTTCACCACCGGCCGGCCGTGGCTGCCCGTCAACCCCAACCACACCTGGCTCAACGCCCAAGCCCAGTACGACGACCCGAAGTCCGTCTTCAACCACTACCGCCAGCTCATCGAACTGCGCCACGCGCTGCCGGTGATTGCCCGCGGCGACTTCCGGATGCTCCTGGCCGACGAGCCGTACCTCTACGCCTACGAACGAGCGCTCGGCGACGATCGGGTGCTCGTCGTGGCCAACCTGAGCGGGACACCGCAAATCGCCACCCTGGACGGCGAATGGTCCACCACCGACCTACTGCTGTCCAACGTAGACGAGCCGTCCTTCGTGAACGGCCGGATCGCGATGGAGCCGTGGTCGGCACACGTCTTCATGCGATCGATCCACAGCAGGTAG
- a CDS encoding carbohydrate ABC transporter permease produces the protein MPVDSLEKPAVIPSTPPAPPVRKVKRRKRGVSGWVVLAVVAGIGLLMLFPFWIAVINAFKPAPDYIVNGPVSVPTELDFSALVDFWGGVDFNRKLLNSVVISGSVALIAVALSLLSAFAIGIGRIRGRVWILALFMLAFTIPQEALVYPLFVLTRDLGLYDTQIGVIIILAVLQSAFGTYMLSSVLGTFPPEVLEAARLDGASRFQVLRHVVLPLTRPTMAVLMTFFFIWTWNDFFLPLVLLPSADNQTVSVALGALSGQYTSDPTALAAASLAGILPALVFFLLFQRTLMRGVNLGAVK, from the coding sequence ATGCCCGTCGATAGCCTGGAGAAGCCGGCCGTGATCCCGTCAACGCCTCCCGCGCCGCCTGTGCGCAAGGTCAAGCGCCGCAAGCGCGGCGTCAGCGGCTGGGTGGTGCTCGCCGTGGTCGCCGGCATCGGCCTGCTGATGCTGTTCCCGTTCTGGATCGCGGTCATCAACGCGTTCAAGCCCGCGCCGGACTACATCGTCAACGGACCGGTGTCGGTGCCCACCGAGCTGGACTTCTCCGCCCTGGTCGACTTCTGGGGCGGCGTGGACTTCAACCGCAAGCTGCTCAACAGCGTCGTGATCAGCGGGAGCGTGGCCCTGATCGCGGTGGCGCTGAGCTTGCTGTCGGCGTTCGCCATCGGCATCGGGCGCATCCGCGGCCGGGTGTGGATCCTCGCGCTGTTCATGCTTGCGTTCACCATCCCGCAGGAAGCGCTGGTCTACCCGCTGTTCGTGCTCACGCGCGACCTCGGGCTCTACGACACCCAGATCGGCGTGATCATCATCCTCGCCGTCCTCCAGAGCGCGTTCGGCACATACATGCTGTCCTCGGTGCTGGGCACGTTCCCTCCCGAAGTGCTGGAGGCCGCGCGCCTGGACGGCGCTTCCCGGTTCCAGGTGCTGCGGCACGTCGTGCTGCCGCTGACCAGGCCGACGATGGCGGTGTTGATGACGTTCTTCTTCATCTGGACCTGGAACGACTTCTTCCTGCCCCTGGTACTGCTGCCCTCGGCGGACAACCAGACCGTGTCGGTGGCGCTGGGCGCGTTGAGCGGCCAGTACACCAGCGACCCCACGGCCCTGGCCGCCGCGTCGCTGGCGGGCATCCTGCCGGCACTGGTGTTCTTCCTGCTCTTCCAACGCACGCTCATGCGCGGCGTGAACCTCGGCGCGGTCAAATAA
- a CDS encoding ROK family transcriptional regulator, giving the protein MLDAASPWAPLLPSARRVTLEVLLHGPLARSELADRLGLSTASLTRLTKPLMDAGLLREVDTPNLRGGGRPLQPLDVDPDVQRFLGIKLAGFRAYGVLTNLRADILDHASVEITDHDVESVVARIADLVAALDDPARPVAAIGIGIGGVVHEFARVQRAAFLHWKDVDLSAAVSRATGRPTVVSNDLDALLEAEHWFGDGRDVDSFAVLTIGAGVGGGLVIHDRLVGGPDSGLGLLGHFPVDPFGPICPEGHRGCVKALLTTDGIQSQAALTLGRPVTYDEVLDLAEAGNAVADQIVGRAAHAFGTLIAAVANIAQPERIILTGEGIRLAQVAEARVRATIAQSRHAEASPIDLRFINDDPTLWARGAAAVAIQRTVLAALPLRAG; this is encoded by the coding sequence GTGCTCGACGCCGCCTCACCCTGGGCGCCCCTACTGCCCTCCGCCCGCCGCGTGACGCTGGAGGTGCTCCTGCACGGCCCGCTGGCCCGGTCGGAGTTGGCGGACCGGCTGGGCCTGTCGACGGCGAGCCTGACCCGGCTGACCAAGCCGCTGATGGACGCCGGCCTGCTGCGCGAGGTGGACACGCCGAACCTGCGCGGCGGCGGCCGACCGTTGCAGCCGCTGGACGTCGACCCGGACGTGCAGCGCTTCCTCGGCATCAAGCTCGCCGGGTTCCGCGCCTACGGCGTGCTGACCAACCTGCGCGCGGACATCCTCGACCACGCCTCCGTCGAGATCACCGACCACGACGTCGAGTCGGTCGTGGCCCGGATCGCCGACCTGGTCGCGGCGCTGGACGACCCCGCGCGACCGGTCGCCGCCATCGGCATCGGCATCGGCGGCGTGGTCCACGAGTTCGCCCGCGTCCAGCGCGCCGCGTTCCTGCACTGGAAGGACGTCGACCTGAGCGCGGCGGTCTCCCGCGCCACCGGCAGGCCGACCGTGGTGTCCAACGACCTCGACGCCCTGTTGGAGGCCGAGCACTGGTTCGGCGACGGCCGGGACGTGGACAGCTTCGCCGTGCTCACCATCGGCGCGGGCGTCGGCGGCGGCCTGGTCATCCACGACCGCCTGGTGGGCGGCCCCGACTCCGGGCTCGGCCTGCTCGGCCACTTCCCCGTCGACCCCTTCGGACCGATCTGCCCCGAAGGCCACCGCGGCTGTGTGAAAGCGCTGCTCACCACCGACGGCATCCAGTCACAAGCCGCCCTCACCCTGGGCCGGCCCGTCACCTACGACGAGGTGCTCGACCTCGCCGAAGCGGGCAACGCCGTCGCCGACCAGATCGTCGGCCGAGCCGCCCACGCGTTCGGCACGCTGATCGCGGCCGTCGCCAACATCGCCCAGCCCGAACGGATCATCCTCACCGGCGAGGGCATCCGCCTGGCCCAGGTCGCCGAAGCACGGGTGCGGGCGACCATCGCCCAGTCCCGGCACGCCGAGGCGTCACCGATCGACCTGCGGTTCATCAACGACGACCCCACGCTCTGGGCCCGCGGCGCCGCCGCCGTGGCGATCCAGCGCACCGTCCTGGCCGCCCTGCCCCTGCGGGCCGGCTGA
- a CDS encoding family 49 glycosyl hydrolase, which translates to MPAARTSRPAALVAGLALALVGTVVPAWVGAPPAQAAVSTADSDQLKTWWHDNHEFNTSSPVASDKVRRSSFYDVQVATAAAPTTRYDSFTYMSIPRSGKGKIGYTKEDGAEFSSSANLTMSWSSFQYATDVWVDVSLRTGQSISSADQVKIKPSTLNLAKQLVDGDTVRIKVPYNAAGYRFSVEFDPQLYTAYNDMSGPSTDAGKLTTSSGNGNRAIHTEPRNSMMVFAEPTPTGAERDRLIPTAASGSTYYPPQGQVTNLNTISEEIVYFRPGTYYMTSKYHALLPKQVKWVYLAPGAYVKGAIRFPDDSQGLYKVTGYGVLSGEQYVYEADTANNYDHLSGASNCHSTCVKMLQFASAQGRQQHLDLQGVTVNEPPYHSFVVYGDEETFSMRVENYKQVGSWYWQTDGIELYRGSTMKNTFFNANDDVLKMYHSNVSIDNTVVWKNENGPVIQWGWTPRDIDNVRVANTHVIHNRMYWKDVKYNTCILNSSSHWENMGSTTTANPNAWVKNMTFENITVEGMTNCAIRVFALSSTENIHVKNLRIDAWSDLDASSQISLLKRYSNSSGQKVVLGNETRDSRGLKLENYTVGGTVIDKAGTNWAADKLGRIGFDAETWDNWNAWGPGGTNPDPVTGGRIVNGLTGKCVDRAGGGTANGTAIQQWACATVPFMTWTLEGQQLKSGGKCIDVEGGATANGTKAHLWDCGPWDSQKWAFQSNGTLKNLKSGRCLDIESQSTADGARLHLWDCGTWNSQKWTLTG; encoded by the coding sequence ATGCCCGCAGCAAGAACGTCTCGGCCGGCGGCACTCGTCGCCGGCCTGGCGCTCGCCCTGGTCGGCACCGTCGTGCCGGCCTGGGTGGGCGCGCCACCGGCCCAGGCCGCCGTCTCCACCGCCGACAGCGACCAGCTCAAGACGTGGTGGCACGACAACCACGAGTTCAACACCAGCAGCCCGGTGGCGAGCGACAAGGTCAGGCGCTCGTCGTTCTACGACGTCCAGGTCGCCACCGCCGCCGCACCGACCACCAGGTACGACTCGTTCACCTACATGAGCATCCCGCGCAGCGGCAAGGGGAAGATCGGCTACACCAAGGAGGACGGCGCGGAGTTCTCCTCGTCGGCGAACCTGACGATGAGCTGGTCGTCCTTCCAGTACGCCACCGACGTGTGGGTCGACGTGTCCCTGCGCACCGGCCAGAGCATCTCGTCGGCCGACCAGGTCAAGATCAAGCCGAGCACCCTGAACCTCGCCAAGCAGCTCGTCGACGGCGACACCGTGCGCATCAAGGTTCCTTACAACGCGGCGGGCTACCGCTTCTCCGTCGAGTTCGACCCGCAGCTCTACACGGCGTACAACGACATGTCCGGCCCGTCCACCGACGCCGGCAAGCTCACCACCTCGTCGGGCAACGGCAACCGCGCCATCCACACCGAGCCCCGCAACTCCATGATGGTCTTCGCCGAACCGACGCCCACCGGGGCGGAGCGCGACCGGCTGATCCCCACCGCGGCCTCGGGCAGCACCTACTACCCGCCGCAGGGGCAGGTCACCAACCTGAACACGATCAGCGAGGAGATCGTGTACTTCCGGCCCGGCACCTACTACATGACCTCCAAGTACCACGCGCTGCTGCCCAAGCAGGTCAAGTGGGTCTACCTGGCCCCTGGCGCCTACGTGAAGGGCGCGATCCGCTTCCCCGACGACAGCCAGGGCCTGTACAAGGTGACCGGCTACGGCGTGCTCTCCGGTGAGCAGTACGTCTACGAGGCCGACACCGCCAACAACTACGACCACCTGTCCGGCGCCTCGAACTGCCACTCCACCTGCGTGAAGATGCTCCAGTTCGCCTCGGCCCAGGGTCGGCAGCAGCACCTGGACCTCCAGGGCGTGACCGTCAACGAGCCCCCGTACCACTCGTTCGTCGTCTACGGCGACGAGGAGACCTTCAGCATGCGGGTCGAGAACTACAAGCAGGTCGGTTCCTGGTACTGGCAGACCGACGGCATCGAGCTGTACCGCGGCAGCACCATGAAGAACACGTTCTTCAACGCCAACGACGACGTGCTGAAGATGTACCACAGCAACGTCAGCATCGATAACACCGTCGTCTGGAAGAACGAGAACGGCCCGGTCATCCAGTGGGGGTGGACCCCGCGCGACATCGACAACGTGCGGGTCGCCAACACGCACGTCATCCACAACCGGATGTACTGGAAGGACGTCAAGTACAACACCTGCATCCTGAACTCCTCCTCGCACTGGGAGAACATGGGCTCGACCACCACGGCGAACCCCAACGCGTGGGTGAAGAACATGACCTTCGAGAACATCACCGTCGAGGGCATGACCAACTGCGCGATCCGCGTCTTCGCCCTGTCCAGCACCGAGAACATCCACGTCAAGAACCTCCGCATCGACGCGTGGAGCGACCTGGACGCCTCCTCGCAGATCAGCCTCCTCAAGCGGTACAGCAACAGCAGCGGGCAGAAGGTGGTGCTGGGCAACGAGACCCGGGACAGCCGCGGCCTGAAGCTGGAGAACTACACCGTCGGCGGCACCGTCATCGACAAGGCCGGCACCAACTGGGCCGCGGACAAGCTCGGCCGGATCGGCTTCGACGCCGAGACCTGGGACAACTGGAACGCCTGGGGCCCGGGCGGCACCAACCCGGACCCGGTCACCGGCGGCCGGATCGTCAACGGTTTGACCGGCAAGTGCGTCGACCGAGCAGGCGGCGGCACGGCGAACGGCACCGCCATCCAGCAGTGGGCATGCGCCACCGTGCCCTTCATGACGTGGACGCTGGAGGGACAGCAGCTGAAGTCCGGCGGGAAGTGCATCGACGTCGAAGGCGGCGCTACCGCCAACGGCACCAAGGCGCACCTGTGGGACTGCGGTCCGTGGGACAGCCAGAAGTGGGCCTTCCAGTCCAACGGCACCCTGAAGAACCTCAAGTCCGGTCGCTGCCTGGACATCGAGAGCCAGAGCACCGCAGACGGCGCCCGCCTGCACCTGTGGGACTGCGGTACCTGGAACAGTCAGAAGTGGACGCTGACCGGCTGA
- a CDS encoding carbohydrate ABC transporter permease codes for MSSMDAASTTTAAPRRARKGTTERRAGYWWYILPGALGFLAVVAVPFGMNLWYSLTSFRGVGTPVFIGFENYQRLLGDPLFWASFRHSVAFIVAMAILPTAIGVVVAAVLFNFISPKFGSKVASFLRATYYLPQILPIAVAGVLWKWMYQPQYGIINTTLRDVGLGGLAQNWLGDSDIAIYAVMNVLVWLQIGYTVVVFMAGLSRVDPALYEAAELDGASWFQQFRTITLNQLRPEIAVVLITTSVAALKVFAPIFVLTRGGPGTSTIVPAYFSFSNFFTTTKVGYGAAVASVLALMISVVAVALLRYQTRNSEGFEDARR; via the coding sequence ATGTCCTCGATGGACGCAGCCTCGACCACCACCGCCGCGCCGCGCCGGGCGCGCAAGGGCACGACCGAACGCAGGGCCGGCTACTGGTGGTACATCCTGCCCGGCGCGCTCGGGTTCCTCGCCGTCGTCGCCGTGCCGTTCGGGATGAACCTCTGGTACAGCCTCACGTCCTTCCGGGGCGTCGGCACCCCGGTGTTCATCGGGTTCGAGAACTACCAGCGGCTGCTGGGCGACCCGCTGTTCTGGGCCTCGTTCCGGCACAGCGTGGCGTTCATCGTCGCCATGGCGATCCTCCCGACCGCCATCGGGGTGGTGGTCGCGGCCGTGCTGTTCAACTTCATCTCGCCCAAGTTCGGGTCGAAGGTGGCGAGCTTCCTGCGTGCCACCTACTACCTGCCGCAGATCCTGCCCATCGCGGTCGCGGGCGTGCTGTGGAAGTGGATGTACCAACCGCAGTACGGGATCATCAACACCACCCTGCGCGACGTCGGGCTCGGCGGCCTGGCGCAGAACTGGCTCGGCGACTCCGACATCGCCATCTACGCGGTGATGAACGTGTTGGTGTGGCTGCAGATCGGCTACACCGTGGTGGTGTTCATGGCCGGACTGTCGAGAGTGGACCCGGCGTTGTACGAGGCCGCCGAACTCGACGGCGCGAGCTGGTTCCAGCAGTTCCGCACCATCACGCTCAACCAGCTCCGACCGGAGATCGCGGTCGTGCTGATCACCACCTCGGTGGCCGCGCTGAAGGTGTTCGCGCCGATCTTCGTGCTCACCCGCGGCGGGCCGGGCACCAGCACGATCGTGCCCGCCTACTTCTCCTTCTCCAACTTCTTCACCACCACCAAGGTCGGCTACGGCGCCGCGGTGGCCTCCGTGCTGGCGCTGATGATCTCGGTCGTCGCGGTCGCGCTGCTGCGCTACCAGACCCGCAACTCCGAAGGGTTCGAAGATGCCCGTCGATAG
- a CDS encoding universal stress protein: MDKPTIVVGVDGSPAGTAALAWAVRQARTTGARVHAVSVCRVRPPAPGPNGPDAFLALHQRELRAALDQVDTTGVEVEQSVPTGSVGPALVELSTDAHRLVLGSHTYHHGPVFVVSPVVTHCLRHARCPVVVVPAEEDGDRLADGARLSAAAHEFR; the protein is encoded by the coding sequence ATGGACAAGCCGACGATCGTCGTGGGCGTCGACGGATCGCCCGCCGGCACCGCGGCCCTGGCCTGGGCGGTGCGCCAAGCGCGCACCACCGGGGCCCGCGTGCACGCCGTGTCCGTGTGCCGGGTACGGCCACCCGCCCCCGGCCCGAACGGCCCGGACGCGTTCCTGGCCCTGCACCAACGGGAACTGCGCGCCGCCCTGGACCAGGTCGACACCACCGGCGTCGAGGTGGAGCAGTCCGTGCCCACCGGCAGCGTGGGACCGGCACTGGTGGAGCTGTCCACCGACGCACACCGCCTGGTCCTGGGCAGCCACACCTACCACCACGGCCCGGTGTTCGTGGTCAGCCCCGTCGTCACCCACTGCCTGCGGCACGCCCGCTGCCCGGTGGTCGTCGTACCCGCGGAAGAAGACGGGGATCGGCTCGCGGACGGTGCTCGCCTGTCGGCTGCCGCACACGAGTTCCGGTGA
- a CDS encoding DUF417 family protein, with protein MTTRAVTLLRGSLGLVFVWFGALKVADVTPVADLVARTVPWLDRQPLLISLGAAEVVLGVALWLGRRVRWVAAVALVHLLGTFLVLVVQPQAAFQAGNPLLLTTEGEFVVKNIVLITACLVLMSASQQSEHLIGARK; from the coding sequence ATGACCACTCGCGCGGTGACATTGCTGCGCGGCTCGCTCGGCCTGGTGTTCGTGTGGTTCGGCGCGCTCAAGGTGGCCGACGTGACACCGGTCGCCGACCTGGTCGCCCGCACGGTGCCCTGGCTGGACCGCCAGCCGCTGCTGATCTCGCTCGGCGCCGCGGAGGTGGTGCTCGGCGTGGCTCTGTGGCTCGGCCGCCGGGTGCGCTGGGTCGCGGCCGTCGCCCTGGTCCACCTGCTCGGAACCTTCCTGGTGCTGGTGGTCCAGCCGCAGGCGGCGTTCCAGGCGGGCAACCCGCTGCTGCTCACCACGGAGGGCGAGTTCGTCGTCAAGAACATCGTGCTGATCACCGCGTGCCTGGTGCTCATGTCGGCGAGTCAGCAGTCCGAACACTTGATCGGCGCAAGGAAATAG